A genomic window from Salvia splendens isolate huo1 chromosome 11, SspV2, whole genome shotgun sequence includes:
- the LOC121756086 gene encoding uncharacterized protein LOC121756086 gives MEPETVLNLFDSRWFHLGIIGTPPETSISPPPPPFPHLQIPQNHPNQKVSRQILSLARSKSDELSSFATRNPSPDSVLKTPHLQTIFSDREFSISSEIPKIPLAKKSAVDGRRKKRLSKSMSELEFEEVKGFIDIGFVFSEADKGDSALVEIIPGLQKLGQKIESRDRKIEEASRMRAKPYLSEAWEFYEEERLMKWRVPSSATSEMEIKDNLKSWAHTVASAVR, from the coding sequence ATGGAACCAGAAACTGTTCTAAATCTCTTCGATTCCAGGTGGTTCCACCTCGGAATCATCGGAACACCCCCGGAAACCTCAATctcaccaccgccgccgccattcccCCACCTCCAAATCCCACAGAATCATCCAAATCAAAAAGTTTCGCGCCAAATATTGTCTCTAGCGAGATCGAAGAGCGACGAGCTGTCGAGTTTCGCAACACGGAACCCCTCTCCCGATTCAGTCCTCAAAACCCCCCACCTCCAAACCATTTTCTCCGACAGAGAGTTTTCAATTTCATCGGAAATTCCGAAGATTCCGCTGGCGAAGAAATCCGCCGTCGATGGAAGGAGAAAGAAGCGGCTGAGCAAGAGCATGTCGGAGCTGGAATTCGAAGAGGTGAAGGGATTCATCGACATTGGCTTCGTTTTCTCGGAAGCGGACAAGGGGGATTCGGCTCTTGTTGAAATCATTCCAGGCCTGCAAAAATTAGGGCAGAAAATTGAATCGCGTGATCGGAAAATTGAGGAAGCTTCTAGAATGAGGGCGAAGCCGTATCTATCAGAAGCGTGGGAGTTTTACGAAGAGGAAAGATTGATGAAATGGAGGGTTCCTTCTTCTGCAACAAGTGAGATGGAAATCAAAGATAATCTCAAATCTTGGGCCCACACAGTGGCTTCTGCTGTTAGATGA